The Rhizoctonia solani chromosome 14, complete sequence genome has a segment encoding these proteins:
- a CDS encoding Retrotransposable element Tf2 protein — protein MTETFLICNTGSHAAILGIKWLEAHNPKIDWNTRTLSFPHAPLEHVAIAEEEEADKNPLEGVPSKYHQYPKVFGEEEFNKLPPHWHYNIGIELTEEGPLNSPLYSMTNAKSATLKDWLRDELKAGKICPSKLSISSPVMFVPKKDGSCCLVVDYHCLNNQTKKNVYPLPRPNNLMAQLCGTKVFTKLDLQWGYNNVWVKEGNEWKTAFRTKYGLYKSLVMTFGLTNAPASFQHFMNNLFKDLLDVCMIVMTFIGMT, from the coding sequence atgacagaaaccttcctgatttgcaacaCCGGATCACACGCTGCCATATTAGGAATCAAATGGCTAGAGGCCCACAATCCCAaaattgactggaacacgcgcaccctctcctttcctcaTGCACCCCtggaacacgtggccattgctgaagaagaggaagcagacaaaaacccccttgaaggagtaccctccaagtaccatcaataccctaaggtatttggagaagaagaattcaataagcttcctccACACTGGCACTACAATATTGGCATAGAacttacagaagaaggcccatTGAACTCTCCCCtttacagcatgaccaatgccaagTCCGCCacgctcaaggactggcttagggatgaactcaaggctgggaagatctgTCCCAGCAAATTGTCCATCAGCTctcctgtcatgtttgttcccaaaaaggatggatcTTGCTGCCTTGTTGTTGATTACCATTGCCTGAATAACCAGACTAAGAAAAATGTGTACCCCTTGCCCCGTCCcaacaacctcatggcccaactCTGTGGCACCAAGGTTTTCACTAAATTGGAtctacaatggggttacaacaacgtctgggtcaaagaaggcaatgaatggaaaacggctttcCGCACTAAGTACGGCCTATACAAGTCCTTGGTAATGACCTTTGGtttgacaaacgcccctgcttccttccaacacttcatgaacaatctgttcaaagacctgctagatgtatgcatgattgtcatgaccttcattggcatgacatga
- a CDS encoding Retrotransposon-derived protein PEG10 — MSRTLRLQSPIGAPAPLPLAPVAAYPALVKVDHPDAYTGKIGSKAKQWLTRMLAWTRLNLQMFPTNQEVLSFLLMNTKDSARAWAHPHLNQLGSHQAIIQMVEGFKLEFLAAFGNPDATRAAEQKITTLTQSGTCADYITKFRTLAMELDWNNTALQGHRQIATCKHQPCTLLELQNAALVINNALCKERASHPPRDSKPSKQSNPTSGTSTGQSNTSSKKLSNNPNFVSEEEQNCCCTAGACIKCSKMGHKFAECRTGWKATPIEEKGKAKESAKIGKESGPNLGKD; from the exons atgtccaggacactgcgtctccaatccccaattggagctcctgcccctctccctctggctccagttgccgccTATCCCGCtctggtcaaggttgaccatcctgatgcctacacaggcaaaatagggagcaaggCTAAACAGTGGCTGACCaggatgctggcctggacccgcctcaaCTTGCAAATGTTCCCCACCAATCAGGAGGTATTATctttcctcctgatgaacacaAAGGACTCTGCcagggcctgggcccatcctcACCTCaaccagcttggatcacaccaGGCCATCATTCAAATGGTTGAAGGGTTCAAGTTGGAGTTCCTGGCAGcttttggcaaccctgacgccactAGGGCCGCTGAGCAGAAGatcaccaccctcacccagtcTGGCACGTGCGCGGActacattacaaagttcaggaccctagcaatggaactggactggaacaacacGGCCCTccaaggcca ccgccaaattgcaACCTGCAAACACCAACCCtgcaccctccttgagctgcagaatgcagcacttgtcatcaatAACGCTCTCTgcaaagagcgtgctagccacccaccaagggacaGTAAGCCTAGCAAACAATCCAATCCCACAAGTGGGACAAGTACCGGTCAGTCAAACACCAGTTCAAAGAAGCTCTCCAacaatcccaactttgtgtcagaggaagaacaaaATTGCTGCTGCAccgctggcgcctgcatcaaatgcagcaaaatgggtcataagtttgcggaatgccgcacaggctggaaagccacccctattgaggaaaaGGGGAAGGCAAAGGAgtccgccaaaattggcaaagaatctggacccaacttgggaaaagattaa
- a CDS encoding Retrotransposable element Tf2 protein: MLATPILHQQWQPVPGLPLEPSPLLIQETWDPNFWQPPLQVKNIEQKLKEVKEAGIKTQTNIKNISQTVNVVKDGLRSLQTYRPRTPETKPPVVEATPHPLPKAEPIGLASGPSFWPKQPKGLPVFAQPAPRTLPLQVPSPPPSLCVLPTPITPSPLPPALLLNPPPKQPPTLDAHTPLIQWQPVPSRPLEPAPLLIKDSWDPNFRQPPLSLAKLVSSRSSASFGDFSPKSTAETPQAVPKAKPIGKAQPFLGAPAPIISTGAPRHNPLSLFNPYPSSSFPLGPAPSASQGPPPVPIVPLAQPPVPSTVKVDHPNAFKGKIGLEAKQWLTRMLAWVRLNQRQFPLDLEVLSFLLMNMEEAAGAWAHPHLDQLGSHCAIIQTVDEFKTKFLAAFGNPDATRAAERKITSLTQTGCPRYKAEHLEVLIDSGATSSFMHPHTAESLRLPLIDLPSPCTVTMLDGSSPQAGKIWKKATLTFSLDGKQITETFLICNTGSHAAILGLKWLDAHNPEINWNMRTLSFPHTPPEQVAIAEEEEADKDPLEGVPPEYHPYAKVFGEEEFNKLLPHWHYNIGIELTEEGPLNSPLYSMTDAKSATLKDWLRDELKAGKICPSKSSISSPVMFVPKKDGSCCLVVDYCCLNNRTKKNVYPLPHLDDLMAQLRGAKVFTKLDLQWGYNNVQVKEGNKWKTTFQTKYGLYESLVMTFGLTNTPAAFQHFMNKLFKDLLDVCVIIYLDNILICSKDNTVHTQHVHKVLQHLMDNQLSCKASKCTFHVTSVEHLGIIVLDKGFSLDKLKIQAVQEWPTPSKVKEVQSFLGFANFLRCFVANFSHIARPLHNLVKKDAPWKWDTKEQEAFQGLKHAITNAPVLCHADPSKPYFLETDASGAALGSILSQQQEDGCLHPLGFLSESFKGAKQNYNTHDKELLAIIRSFEYWRIFLEGTLHPITVFTDHRNLEYWKESCTFNRRHARWHLLLAGYNFQIVYCPGKQSGKPDALSHQSNHADVPPANQTMLPDPVFANIAMVTPEKELQCQIKTSLDQDKSLEEILQFLQNESKAPPSIKRAFKDYKMEAGLLFYQGRIVVPDVGTLQTDLLRIYHNSPLAGHPGRQRTLELILRAYYWPGIQADTYWHVDSCKTCQRIRKPKYLSIPPQPLKLPTRPWQHISYNMIVDLPKDGISNSILVIVDSFTKYVILVECSKKLKAPELADLFLQHVWKQYGMPEKTISDQGRVFNNKFLRALYQRLGIDPHFSSAYHPQSNSQTEQVNPTVKHFLQAYSGINQKDWVKWLPMAEFAYNNVVHSSTGKSPFKALYRWEPALTPSNVPTNVPEANELAKAMEAQWREVEAALQQSKSRMVAGEMGSPIEFEVGEEAWLDAKNVKLKTLSPKLTEQRLGPFKVIEKISNQAYRLDLPPTMQIHNVFYMGLLSKVKRDSNWAFENRPPPVTVDREEEYKVEGITDAEEWNGKWFFRVKWEGYGSKENTWEPQENLKNAENFLEKYEKDMRKKALGAAKALKGGAVL, translated from the exons ATGCTGGCCACTCCTATCCTGCACCAACaatggcaacctgttcctGGACTTCCTCTTGAGCCCAGTCCCCTTTTGATCCAAGAGACTTGGGACCCCAACTTCTGGCAACCACCCCT cCAAGTCAAGAACATTGAGCAAAAGCTCAAAGAAGTCAAAGAAGCAGGAATCAAGACCCAAACCAACATCAAGAACATATCTCAAActgtcaatgttgtcaaggatgggcttaggaGCCTCCAAACCTACAggccaaggaccccagaaACCAAGCCCCCagttgtggaagcaacgccacacCCCTTACCAAAAGCtgagcctattggattggctaGTGGGCCCTCCTTCTGGCCCAAGCAACCAAAAGGGCTCCCAGTGTTTGCCCAACCAGCGCCAAGGACCTTACCCctgcaagtcccatctccccctccatctctgtgtgtt CTCCCTACCCCCATTACGCCatcaccattacctcccgcactccTCCTCAATCCTCCTCCCAAGCAACCACCCACGCTGGACGCTCATACCCCACTCATacaatggcaacccgttcccagCCGCCCTCTTGAGCCCGCTCCCCTGTTGATCAAGGACAGCTGGGACCCAAAtttccgccagcctcccctgagcttggcaaagttAGTCTCAAGCAGGTCATCCGCCTCCTTTGGGGACTTCAGTCCCAAGTCAACCGCA GAAACCCCCCAGGCTgtgcccaaagccaagcctattggcaaggctcaacccttccttggggccccagcccccatcatctcTACAGGGGCCCCTAGGCACAACCCCCTCTCCCTTTTCAACCCTTATCCCTCCTCCTCATTCCCTTTGGGACCGGCTCCATCAGCCtcccaaggacctccaccagtGCCTATTGTCCCCCTGGCGCAGCCTCCAGTCCCTTCCACTGTAAAAGTGGATCACCCcaatgccttcaaaggcaaaattggcttggaggccaaacaatggttAACACGCATGTTAGCCTGGGTACGCCTCAACCAAAGGCAGTTTCCCTTGGACCTGGAGGTCCTTagcttcctcctcatgaATATGGAAGAAGCCGCCGGGGCCTGGGCACATCCCCActtggaccaactagggtcccattgCGCAATCATCCAGACTGTGGATGAATTCAAGACCAAGTTCCTGGCCGcctttggcaacccagatgcAACCAGAGCAGCAGAGCGGAAAATCACTTCCCTCACTCAGACCGGCTGTCCCAGAT acAAAGCGgaacacttagaagtcctgattgactcaggcgccacatcttCCTTCATGCACCCTCAtaccgcggaatcactccgccttccactcattgatctACCATCACCCTGTACCGTAAcaatgcttgatgggtcaagcccccaggctggcaaaatctggaagaaggctactctaaccttctcccttgatggaaAACAAATAactgagaccttcctaatctgcaacacagggtctcacgctgcCATCTTGGGGTTAAAATGGCTAGACGCCCATAACCCAGAAATCAATTGGAACATGCGCACACTCTCCTTCCCCCATACGCCACCAGAGCAGGTTGCTAttgctgaggaggaggaagctgataaggatccccttgaaggagtaccccctgaATACCATccatacgccaaggtatttggggaagaagaattcaacaagctacTTCCACACtggcattacaacattgggatagaacttacagaagaaggcccactAAACTCCCCCTtatatagcatgactgacgccaagtctgccacactcaaagactggctcagggatgaactcaaggccgGGAAGATCtgtcccagcaaatcatCAATTAGctccccagtcatgtttgtacccaaaaaggatggttcctgttgtttggttgttgactattGTTGCCTAAATAACCGCACTAAGAAAAACGTTTACCCGCTCCCCCATCtggatgacctcatggcccagctccgtggtgccaaggtctttaccaAGTTGGACTtgcaatggggttacaataatgtgCAAGTTaaagaaggcaacaaatggaaaaccacATTCCAAACCAAATACGGCCTTTATGAGTCCCtagtcatgacctttggcttaacaAACACccccgccgccttccaacacttcatgaacaaactgttcaaAGACCTGTTAGACGtctgcgtcatcatttaccttgacaaTATCCTGATTTGCTCTAAGGATAACACAGTACACACCCAACACGTTCACAAAGTCTTGCAGCACTTAATGGATAACCAATTGTCTTgcaaggcatccaaatgtaccttccacgtcacctctgtggaacATCTGGGAATTATTGTGTTGGATAAAGGCTTCAGCCtagacaagctcaagatccaggcagtccaagaatggcccacgccctcaaaggtcaaggaagtacAGTCTTTTCTtggctttgccaacttcctccgttgttttgttgccaactttagccacataGCAAGACCCTTACACAATCTGGTTAAAAAGGATGcaccctggaaatgggacacaaaggagcaggaagcattccaaggactgaagcatgccatcaccaacgccccggtcCTCTGTCATGCAGACCCTTcaaaaccctacttcctagAGACGGACGCATCCGGTGCAGCCCTAGGTTCCATACTAagccaacaacaagaagatgGATGCCTGCACCCCCTGGGtttcctgtcagaatcattcaaaggtgccaaacagaattacaacacccatgacaaggaactcctggcaatcatccgttcatttgagtactggcgtatcttcctggaagggaccCTTCACCCCATCAcagtcttcacggatcaccgcaacttggaatattggaaagaatCTTGTACATTCAACCGTCgccatgccagatggcacctatTACTGGCCggttacaacttccaaattgtgtacTGCCCAGGTAAACAGTCCGGTAAACCAGATGCTTTGTCCCACCAATCCAATCACGCAGATGTTCCACCCGCcaaccagaccatgctccctgaCCCTGTATTTGCTAACATTGCCATGGTGACCCCAGAAAAAGAGCTACAGTGCCAAATCAAGACGTCCTTGGACCAGGACAAGTCACTAGAGGAAATACTCCAGTTCCTCCAGAATGAATCCAAAGCACCACCCTCTATCAAACGGGCATTCAAGGACtacaaaatggaagcaggcctgctgttctaccaaggaaggattgtaGTACCGGACGTTGGGACCTTGCAAACGGACCTATTACGCATATAccacaacagccccttggcgGGCCACCCTGGAAGACAAAGGACCCTGGAGTTAATCTTGCGTgcttactactggccaggaaTCCAAGCAgacacctactggcatgtAGATTCTtgcaaaacctgccaacGGATAAGGAAACCCAAGTATTTGTCCATTCCACCTCAGCCCCTCAAACTTCCTACTAGGCCATGGCAACATATCtcctacaacatgattgttgACTTACCCAAAGATGGAATTAGCAACTCCAttctggtcattgtggacagcttcaccaaatacgTTATCTtggtggaatgttccaagaaactTAAAGCACCAGAACTGGCAGACCTATTCTTACAACATGTCTGGAAGCAATACGGTatgcctgagaagacaatatcagaccaaggaagggtcttcaataacaaattcctcagAGCACTGTACCAGCGgttaggaatagacccccacttctcatcagcctaccatcctcagagcaacagtcaaacagaacaagtaaACCCTACAGTCAAACACTTCTTACAGGCTTACTCAGGGATTAACCAGAAGGACTGGGTTAAATGGCTACctatggcggaatttgcctataATAATGTGGTACACAGCAGCACCGGCAAATCCCCATTTAAAGCCTTGTACAGATGGGAACCAGCCTtaaccccatccaacgtcccaaccaatgtaccagaagccaaTGAACTAGCCAAAGCAATGGAAGCTCAGTGGAGGGAAGTAGAAGCTGCGTTACAACAATCCAAGTCACGGATGGTTGCTGGGGAAATGGGAAGCCCAATAGAATTTGaggttggagaagaagcgTGGCTGGATGCCAAGAACGTCAAACTCAAAACCCtaagtcccaagctaacagAACAACGGCTAGGACCCTTCAAggttattgagaaaatctccaaccaagCTTACCGCCTTGATCTACCCCCAACAATGcaaatccacaacgtattctacaTGGGATTGCTATCCAAAGTCAAACGGGACAGTAATTGGGCCTTTGAGAACCGCCCACCGCCAGTAACAGTGgacagggaagaagaatacaaggtagagGGTATCACAGATGCGGAAGAATGgaatgggaaatggttttttagggttaAATGGGAGGGGTACGGATCCAaagaaaacacgtgggaaccccaagaaaacttaaaaaatgcCGAAAACtttttagaaaaatacgaaaaagacatgagaaagaaggcccttggcgctgccaaggcccttaaagggggggcagtgttgtag
- a CDS encoding Retrotransposon-derived protein PEG10, which yields MEPEPTISALLEAVTALTATVGSLQDQIRNQGQQLIELKAICKETADLLGDKDQGGTQAQAQPGPSTGPITPPTHTGGEALTPGTIRPGLKAPFRPSRGTGFDSEEEEEPRQAKKEPRDTPKRSLSSLTPFDSGSSVKRPKMELPDPYKGDSRGRKATQWLDRMLLWVALHRDQFDEEEQMVVWILYHMTDKAADWALPLIGAIIKGEGNPPNTIPALTAKFKEAFADPDAKRAAARKIAALTQTTTTSEYVTEFRNLMAELDWNTEAYIAQFTRGLHWKVKELLSTKDNVPDDDLEAIFAASVRIDNTRRENEENRPKKAPAKSPATVATTSTTTTQRVRLSEDPNYVTPEERDRRRASGLCVKCGQKGHGIKQCPNGWKATIKEVAKVAEEESGKE from the coding sequence atggaaccagagccgaccattagcgctctcctcgaggctgtcacagccctcacagccacagtcgggtccctacaggaccaaatacgcaaccaaggccaacagctcatcgagcttaaggccatatgcaaggagaccgccgacCTACTCggcgacaaggaccaaggaggaactcaagcccaagcccagcctggcccatcgactgggcctatcactccCCCTACCCACACGGGGGGAGAAGCCCTCACTCCAGGAACgattaggcctgggctcaaggcccccttccggCCATCCAGGGGTACAGGCTTTGattcagaagaggaagaagaacccAGGCAAGCCAAGAAAGAGCCTCGCGACACGCCTAagcggagcctcagctccctcacccccttcgactctgggtccagcgtaaagcggcccaaaatggaactcccagacccatacaagggagactccaggggaagaaaggcaacccagtggctagaccgAATGCTGCTGTGGGTCGCTCTTCATCGAGACCAattcgatgaagaagaacaaatggtCGTATGGATCCTATACCATATGACAGATAAGGCTGCcgactgggcgctccccctCATTggagccatcatcaagggcgagggcaACCCACCAAACactatcccggccttaacggccaaattcaaagaagcctttgctgATCCAGACGCgaagagggcggccgccaggaagattgccgcgttgactcagaccaccaccacgtctgaaTATGTCACAgaattccgcaatctcatggcggaacttgactggaatactgaggcgtacattgcccagttcacgcgcggccttcactggaaggtcaaggaactcctgtccaccaaggacaacgtCCCCGACGATGACCTCGAGGCAATATTCGCCGCCTCGGTCAGGATCGACAACACTCGTCGAgaaaacgaggagaaccgcccaaaaaaggcaccagctaaatccccggccaccgtggccaccacttccaccaccactacccaacgggtccgcctatctGAGGACCCTAACTACGTCACTCCGGAAGAGAGGGATCgtcgccgcgcgtctggcctttgtgtcaagtgtggccaaaaagggcatggtatcaaacaatgcccaaATGGTTGGAAAGCCACGATTAAGGAGGTCGCCAAGGTAGCCGAGgaagagtcgggaaaagaataG
- a CDS encoding Retrotransposable element Tf2 protein, which produces MDVSDVSHIEFVSVASLDSNKKPLLYIDLHMNEYPAEPLKTLIDSGATSNFISPKIVEKLKIPKTLLKNPRVVRMLDGTISQTGRIWHQVHLTVSANGHPHSIPFLVCPIGNTPAILGMTWLTQESPLIDWTLGTVTFPDQVQIASEEEADPDPLADLPPQYHEFAKVFGEEEFKVLPPHREYDISIDLTPDAKLTPGPIYGMTDAESKALKQHIDEELATGKIRPSTSSAGAPVMFVKKADGLLRLVVDYRKLNDVTHKNVYPLPRQDDLMAKLRHAKIFTKLDLRWGYNNVRIKEGDEWKTAFRTKYGLFEYLVMPFGLTNAPAAFQHFMNDLFRDLMDVTVVIYLDDILIFSEDPKDHPTHVREVLSRLMKNQLFCKLSKCHFHVTTVDYLGIVISPSGFSMDQKKIDAVTSWPTPKTVKQVQAFLGFVNYLRRFIPNFSSIARPLHNLTKKETPWSWGNLEELAFQELKLLVTQAPVLIHSNPDLPYYLETDASGVAMGAILSQRGEDNRLHPVAYMSKSFSGAEANYDTHDKELLAIIKALEEWRIFLEATERPIQVFTDHRNLEYWMQARTFNRRHARWRIFLSDFNFEIHYRPGKQSGKPDALSRRSDYTDHPQEPEIMLPAEVFANTSEEEVEIVTEIRAKLREDPSLEPIITFLTEDADNAPPSIRKAYRDYDWEEDLLWYRGKLVVPDSEALKERLLREFHDSPLAGHPGQQRMLELISRSYWWPGMKSSAKEWVECCPTCQANRRAHAPVIALKPLEVPPYPFHTISYDFITGFPKSNGHDAILVVIDSFSKFGHFIPTSKKVTSKGLADLFISHVWKLHGLPVKTISDRGTTFTGKFLRALYQRLGVKPAFSLAYHPESDGQTERVNQFIEFYLRSYVAADHSDWTTWLPLAEYAYNNAKHSATGKTPFELVYGRNPVMNPSNVPANVPEADLVADTLAREWKEAESALQMTKERMTRTTGTIPEYSIGERVWLDGKNIELRTNSNKLDPKRLGPFKVTEKISSHAYRLELPETLKIHDVFYVGLLSKSHESPSQPFPERPPPETIEGEEEYEVEQIIDSKRQRGKWFYLIKWKGYGPKDNSWEPEELLEHSQEEIQRFNKSRLKKACDSAKSL; this is translated from the coding sequence ATGGACGTTTCTGATGTATCTCATATcgaatttgtatctgtggCTTCTTTAGATTccaataaaaaaccactacTCTACATCGATTTACACATGAACGAATacccggcagaacccctaAAAACCCTTATAGATTCTGGAGCAACCTCCAACTTTATCTCCCCAaagattgtggaaaaattaaaaatcccaaaaaccctgctcaaaaatccacgagtagtgagaatgttagacggtaccatttcccagactggtcgcatttggcaccaggttcatctcacggtttcggccaatggccaccccCACTCTATCCCTTTTCTAGTCTGCCCCATTGGGAACACACctgccatacttggtatgacatggctcactcaggagtctcccctcattgactggaCCCTAGGCACGGTTACCTTTCCTGACCAAGTACAAATCgcctcagaagaagaagcagacccggACCCCTTAGCAGATcttccccctcagtaccacgagtttgctaaagtgtTCGGCGAAGAAgagtttaaggtcctccctccacatagggagtatgacatttCAATAGACCTCACTCCAGACGCCAAACTTACGCCAGGTCCAATCTATGGCATGAccgacgcagaatcaaaaGCATTAaagcaacacattgatgaggaattggcaacgggcaagattcGCCCTAGCACTTCCTCAGCTGGTGctccggtcatgtttgtaaagaaggctGATGGTTTGCTCCGACTAGTTGTGGATTACAGGAAACTGAATGACGTAACCCATAAGAACGTGTATCCGTTACCAAGACAGGACGATCTAATGGCAAAACTTAGGCACGCTAAAATCTTCACAAAACTTGACctacgctggggttacaacaatgtccggatcaaggaaggagatgaatggaagacggctttcAGGACCAAGTacgggctatttgaatacctagtaatGCCCTTCggtcttaccaatgccccggccgccttccaacattttatgaacgacCTGTTCCGAGACCTCATGGACGTTACAGTGGTTATTTATTTGGACGATATCTTAatcttctcagaagaccccaaggaccacccaacccatgtcagggaggtcTTATCACGTCTGATGAAGAATCAActattctgtaaactctccaagtgccacttccacgtcaccacagtGGACTATCTGggtattgtcatctccccgtcaggcttttccatggatcaaaagaagattgatgcggtcacgtcatggcctaCCCCTAAAACAgttaaacaggtccaggcattccttggctttgtcaattaccttcgccgcttcattcccaatttcagctccaTTGCACGCCCTCTCCATAATCTCACcaagaaggaaaccccctggtcatggggtaacctagaGGAATTGGCATTTCAGGAATTGAAGCTCCTTGTCACCCAGGCACCGgtcctcatccattccaatccaGACCTACCCTACTATTTGGAAACGGATgcgtcaggagtagccatgggagcaatccttAGTCAGCGGGGAGAAGATAACCGCCTACACCCAGTGGCGTACATGTCTAAATCCTTCTCCGGCGCTGAGGcaaattatgacacccatgataaggaactcctagccatAATCAAGGCGCTAGAGGAATGGCGAATCTTCTTAGAAGCAACAGAGagaccaatccaggtgttcacagatcataggaacctggagtattggatgcaggcacggacgtTCAACAGAAGGCACGCGCGTtggcggatcttcctgagtgacttcaactttgaaatacactatcgcccaggaaaacagtcaggaaagccagacgcCCTGTCCAGAAGGTCGGACTACACGGACCATCCTCAGGAACCCGAGATCATGCTaccagcagaagtctttgctaATACGTCGGAAGAGGAAGttgaaattgtcacggaaataCGCGCCAAGCTCAGAGAAGATCCATCACTTGAGCCAATTATCACattcctgacagaagacgCAGACAACGCGCCTCCCTCCATTCGAAAAGCCTATAGagactatgattgggaagaagacctgctatggtaccgcggaaaactggtggtcccagactcagaagcCCTCAAAGAACGTTTattgagggaattccatgactctccactggcaggacatccaggccaacaaaggaTGCTCGAACTGATCAGCAGAAGCTACTGGTGGCCCGGAATGAAATCATccgccaaagaatgggtagaatgttgcccaacttgccaagccaaccgacgAGCCCACGCCCCGGTCATTGCCCTGAAACCTCTGGAAGTGCCCCCCTATCCGTTCCACACCATTTCCTACGATTTCATTACGGGATTCCCAAAATCAAACGGCCATGACGCGATCTtggtagtcattgactccttctccaaatttggacatttcatcccaacgTCCAAGAAGGTTACATCAAAAGGCCTAGCGGACCTGTTCATCtcacatgtgtggaaactccatggatTGCCAGTCAAGACAATATCGGACAGAGGAACTACGTTTACTGGAAAGTTCTTAAGGGCACtttaccaacgccttggggtcaaaccagccttctccttggcttaccacccggaatcagatggccaaacagagagGGTAAATCAGTTCATAGAATTCTACCTCAGGTCGTATGTTGCCGCCGATCACTCGGACTGGACCACCTGGTTGCCTTTAGCGGAGTATGCCTATAATAACGCTAAACACTCCGCCACTGGGAAAACCCCTTTTGAGttggtttatggaagaaaccccgTCATGAATCCGTCCAACGTTCCCgcaaacgtcccagaagcagaccttgtaGCCGATACCTTAGCCcgggaatggaaagaagcagaGTCAGCGCTCCAAATGACAAAGGAACGCATGACCAGAACAACGGGAACAATACCGGAGTACTCCATAGGCGAGAGAGtttggctagatggaaaaaacaTAGAACTTAGGACAAATTCCAATAAGCTGGACCCTAAGCGACTTggaccattcaaggttaCAGAGAAAATATCCAGCCAtgcctaccgcctagaactccccGAAACCCTAAAAATTCACGACGtgttctatgtgggactacTATCCAAAAGCCAcgaatccccaagtcaaccttTCCCAGAACGGCCTCCCCCTGAgacaatagagggagaagaagaatacgaggtagaacaaatcattgactccaaaaggcaacggggtaaatggttttacttaattaaatggaaaggatatgggcCCAaagacaactcatgggaaccagaggagctACTTGAGCATAGTCAGGAGGaaatccaacgcttcaacaagtcacgactgaaaaaggcttgtgactccgccaagagcctttaa